In the genome of Kitasatospora cineracea, one region contains:
- a CDS encoding TIGR04222 domain-containing membrane protein has product MWSFRFVLAFALVVCSIAVAAVFNRRSTRVTDPRGLPGRGLPLLEVAFLAGGPARVVDTALVRMEREGRVVVSRAHRVTVTADRTTDPVERVLITAVGGRAGRDLSVLRASVPGSPEVQRIGDGLAARGLLRHPGALKAAWRARRLVVLALVVTLVLGAVSTAQWLDSPGRDSTVPPFFPFGVLTLFTLVSLVATRPAKRRITPAGLRQLQLVRGSTPWQPREVERAHAELVGAFALDGAAALKGSDQQALREALGGGTAPAGRLVKSGRSGRNSDSSSSDFAAGAGAGVWCGSSSSSSCGSSGGHSGGSSHHSCGGSSSHSCGGSSHSCGSSSSCGSSCGGGGCGGS; this is encoded by the coding sequence ATGTGGAGCTTCCGGTTCGTCCTGGCGTTCGCGCTCGTCGTGTGCTCGATCGCCGTCGCCGCCGTCTTCAACCGGCGCAGCACCCGGGTCACCGACCCGCGCGGCCTGCCCGGACGCGGCCTGCCGCTGCTGGAGGTCGCCTTCCTGGCCGGCGGGCCCGCCCGGGTCGTCGACACCGCGCTGGTCCGGATGGAGCGCGAGGGCCGGGTGGTGGTCTCCCGGGCCCACCGGGTCACCGTCACCGCCGACCGGACCACCGACCCGGTCGAACGGGTCCTGATCACCGCGGTCGGCGGCCGGGCCGGGCGCGACCTGTCCGTGCTGCGCGCCTCGGTGCCGGGCAGCCCCGAGGTGCAGCGGATCGGCGACGGGCTCGCCGCCCGCGGCCTGCTGCGCCACCCGGGCGCGCTGAAGGCCGCCTGGCGGGCCCGGCGGCTGGTGGTGCTGGCGCTGGTCGTCACGCTGGTGCTGGGCGCGGTCTCCACCGCGCAGTGGCTGGACTCGCCCGGCCGGGACTCCACCGTGCCACCGTTCTTCCCGTTCGGCGTGCTGACCCTGTTCACGCTGGTCAGCCTGGTCGCCACCCGCCCCGCGAAGCGCCGGATCACCCCGGCCGGCCTCCGCCAGCTGCAGCTGGTGCGCGGCAGCACCCCGTGGCAGCCCCGGGAGGTGGAGCGGGCGCACGCCGAACTGGTCGGCGCGTTCGCCCTGGACGGCGCCGCCGCGCTGAAGGGCTCCGACCAGCAGGCGCTGCGCGAGGCGCTCGGCGGCGGCACGGCGCCGGCCGGCCGCCTGGTGAAGAGCGGGCGGAGCGGGCGGAACTCCGACAGCAGCAGCTCGGACTTCGCGGCCGGGGCCGGCGCCGGGGTGTGGTGCGGGTCGTCCTCGTCCTCGTCCTGCGGCTCGTCCGGCGGCCACTCGGGCGGTTCCTCGCACCACTCCTGCGGGGGTTCCTCCTCGCACTCGTGCGGCGGTTCCTCGCACTCCTGCGGTTCGTCCAGCTCCTGCGGGTCGAGTTGCGGCGGGGGCGGCTGCGGTGGGTCCTGA
- the hemQ gene encoding hydrogen peroxide-dependent heme synthase, which yields MTESTEQPVKKKARDLNQVIRYTMWSVFKLKDALPEDRTALAAEVDSLFEQLAAKDVVVRGTYDVSALRADADILVWWHAEDSDDLQEAYNRFRRTGLGRHLEPVWSNMALHRPAEFNKSHVPAFLADERPREYVCVYPFVRSYEWYLLPDEERRAMLAEHGMMARGYPDVRANTVASFALGDYEWLLAFEADELHRIVDLMRDLRPSRARLHVREEVPFFTGRRKPVAELLSGLY from the coding sequence ATGACCGAAAGCACTGAGCAGCCCGTGAAGAAGAAGGCCCGCGACCTCAACCAGGTCATCCGCTACACCATGTGGTCGGTGTTCAAGCTCAAGGACGCCCTCCCCGAGGACCGCACCGCGCTCGCCGCCGAGGTCGACTCCCTCTTCGAGCAGCTCGCCGCCAAGGACGTCGTCGTCCGCGGCACCTACGACGTCTCCGCGCTGCGCGCCGACGCCGACATCCTGGTCTGGTGGCACGCCGAGGACTCCGACGACCTGCAGGAGGCGTACAACCGCTTCCGCCGCACCGGGCTCGGCCGCCACCTGGAGCCGGTCTGGTCGAACATGGCGCTGCACCGCCCCGCCGAGTTCAACAAGTCGCACGTCCCGGCGTTCCTCGCCGACGAGCGGCCCCGCGAGTACGTCTGCGTCTACCCCTTCGTCCGCTCCTACGAGTGGTACCTGCTCCCCGACGAGGAGCGCCGGGCGATGCTCGCCGAGCACGGCATGATGGCCCGCGGCTACCCGGACGTGCGCGCCAACACCGTCGCCTCCTTCGCCCTCGGCGACTACGAGTGGCTGCTGGCCTTCGAGGCCGACGAACTGCACCGCATCGTCGACCTGATGCGCGACCTGCGCCCCTCCCGGGCCCGCCTGCACGTCCGCGAGGAGGTCCCCTTCTTCACCGGCCGCCGCAAGCCGGTCGCCGAACTCCTCTCCGGCCTGTACTGA
- the murC gene encoding UDP-N-acetylmuramate--L-alanine ligase, giving the protein MNDAAHDLHAPHFIGIGGAGMSGLAKILAVRGATVSGSDAKESETVRALRELGATVFVGHAAEHLPAGTSSVVVSSAIRADNPELVAARERGVPVVHRSDALAALMGGRRALAVAGTHGKTTTTSMLAVSLGELGLEPSYAIGGDLDAPGSNAHHGAGEIFVAEADESDRSFHKYAPEVAIVLNVELDHHANYASIEEIYESFETFVGRIQPGGTLVVSADHEGARELTRRVAGREGLNVVTVGAAEDADLRVLKVAAHGMTSEVTVELGGEPLTFTVSVPGRHYAHNAVAALAAGVALGVPAEGLAKALGAYTGVRRRLQLKGEARGVQVIDSYAHHPTEMAADLEAIREAAGPGRVLVVFQPHLFSRTQQLAEEMGQALALADASVVLDIYPAREDPIPGVTAELIIDAARRAGADVRAEHDFAAAPALLAAMAAPGDLVLTMGAGDVTNLGPEILAALADVAPAV; this is encoded by the coding sequence TTGAACGACGCCGCCCACGACCTGCACGCCCCGCACTTCATCGGCATCGGCGGCGCCGGCATGTCCGGCCTGGCGAAGATCCTCGCGGTGCGCGGCGCGACCGTCTCGGGTTCCGACGCGAAGGAGTCGGAGACCGTGCGGGCGCTGCGCGAGCTGGGCGCGACGGTGTTCGTCGGGCACGCCGCGGAGCACCTGCCGGCCGGGACCAGCAGCGTGGTGGTCTCCAGCGCGATCCGCGCCGACAACCCGGAGCTGGTGGCCGCGCGGGAGCGCGGCGTCCCGGTGGTGCACCGCTCGGACGCGCTGGCGGCGCTGATGGGCGGGCGCCGGGCGCTCGCGGTGGCGGGGACGCACGGCAAGACCACGACCACCTCGATGCTGGCCGTCAGCCTGGGCGAGCTGGGCCTGGAGCCCTCGTACGCGATCGGCGGCGACCTGGACGCGCCGGGGTCGAACGCGCACCACGGGGCGGGCGAGATCTTCGTCGCGGAGGCGGACGAGAGCGACCGCAGCTTCCACAAGTACGCGCCCGAGGTGGCGATCGTGCTGAACGTGGAGCTGGACCACCACGCCAACTACGCGTCGATCGAGGAGATCTACGAGTCCTTCGAGACCTTCGTCGGCCGGATCCAGCCCGGCGGCACCCTGGTGGTCTCGGCCGACCACGAGGGCGCCCGCGAGCTGACCCGCCGGGTGGCGGGCCGGGAGGGCCTGAACGTGGTGACGGTCGGCGCCGCCGAGGACGCCGACCTGCGGGTGCTGAAGGTCGCGGCGCACGGCATGACCAGCGAGGTGACGGTCGAGCTGGGCGGCGAGCCGCTGACCTTCACCGTCTCGGTGCCCGGCCGGCACTACGCGCACAACGCGGTCGCGGCGCTCGCCGCGGGCGTCGCGCTGGGCGTCCCGGCCGAGGGGCTGGCGAAGGCGCTGGGCGCGTACACCGGGGTGCGGCGGCGGCTGCAGCTCAAGGGCGAGGCGCGCGGCGTGCAGGTGATCGACTCCTACGCGCACCACCCGACCGAGATGGCCGCCGACCTGGAGGCGATCCGGGAGGCGGCGGGCCCGGGCCGGGTGCTGGTGGTGTTCCAGCCGCACCTGTTCTCGCGCACCCAGCAGCTGGCCGAGGAGATGGGGCAGGCGCTGGCGCTGGCCGACGCCTCGGTGGTGCTGGACATCTACCCGGCCCGCGAGGACCCGATCCCCGGCGTCACCGCCGAGCTGATCATCGACGCGGCCCGCCGGGCCGGTGCCGACGTCCGCGCCGAGCACGACTTCGCGGCCGCCCCGGCGCTGCTGGCCGCGATGGCCGCCCCCGGCGACCTGGTGCTGACCATGGGTGCGGGCGACGTCACGAACCTGGGCCCGGAAATTCTGGCCGCCCTGGCGGACGTTGCACCTGCTGTCTGA
- a CDS encoding pyrimidine reductase family protein: MRQLIGETPGTPGSLEWLAQAYAYPDDGAWLRANMVTSLDGAARLDGLSEGLSGEADKRIFGVLRALCDVVLVGAETVRAEGYRPARARPDFAERRAAAGQSPAPVIAVVSRSLELDLSAPLFTEPLVPTVVVTTVDAPPGKLARVAAAADVITAGTGSVDLPRAVAALTERGWRRQLSEGGPHLLGQLAEGGVLDELCLSVAPLVTAGDSPRIVNGPGIPDARPMRLVSLIEEKGFLFTRYLRPTDPDRSPSVPART; the protein is encoded by the coding sequence ATGAGGCAACTGATCGGCGAGACCCCCGGCACCCCCGGCAGCCTGGAGTGGCTGGCGCAGGCGTACGCGTACCCGGACGACGGGGCGTGGCTGCGGGCGAACATGGTGACCTCGTTGGACGGTGCGGCCCGGTTGGACGGCCTCTCGGAGGGGCTGTCCGGAGAGGCGGACAAGCGGATCTTCGGGGTGCTACGGGCGCTGTGCGACGTGGTGCTGGTGGGGGCCGAGACGGTGCGGGCCGAGGGGTACCGGCCGGCGCGGGCCCGGCCCGACTTCGCGGAGCGGCGGGCGGCCGCGGGCCAGTCGCCGGCGCCGGTGATCGCGGTGGTGTCGCGCAGCCTGGAGCTGGACCTGTCGGCGCCGCTGTTCACCGAGCCGCTGGTGCCGACGGTGGTGGTCACCACCGTCGACGCGCCGCCCGGGAAGCTCGCCCGGGTCGCCGCCGCAGCCGATGTGATCACCGCAGGAACGGGCTCGGTGGACCTCCCCCGGGCGGTGGCCGCGCTCACGGAGCGTGGTTGGCGCCGGCAGCTCTCGGAGGGCGGTCCCCACTTGCTCGGTCAGCTCGCGGAGGGCGGCGTGCTGGACGAGTTGTGCCTGTCGGTGGCGCCCCTGGTGACGGCGGGTGATTCACCGAGGATCGTGAACGGGCCGGGAATCCCGGACGCCCGGCCGATGCGGCTGGTGTCATTGATCGAGGAGAAAGGTTTCCTCTTCACCCGCTATCTGCGGCCGACCGATCCGGACCGCTCCCCGAGCGTCCCCGCCCGCACCTGA
- a CDS encoding GNAT family N-acetyltransferase yields the protein MTSTPYRIRPFASADAPGAAEAHRAGRPHLVTTPEVVAWQAALPHYHLLVAERAGQVVGTARFGPVTESTTPHQGFLNVSVLPEHRGAGIGTALLAAAERDLAALGTRDAHGWADDTPEALGFAAARGYRRGRPGRFSGLDLTAPLRPLPPTPPGVELRTAADFLDDPYPIYLVDIDGARAEPGDLVLDDQPYEGWLAEIWQRPDQDHTLTAVVLADGEPVAFSAAQTDGRSTYWSSFTATRSTHRGRGLAKLAKAHSLHRAKARGLTAAYTQNDEGNAPMLAINDWFGYRACAAEWKHIKALGG from the coding sequence ATGACTTCCACGCCGTACCGCATCCGCCCGTTCGCATCCGCCGACGCCCCCGGGGCCGCCGAGGCCCACCGGGCCGGCCGCCCGCACCTGGTCACCACCCCCGAGGTGGTCGCCTGGCAGGCCGCCCTGCCGCACTACCACCTGCTGGTCGCCGAGCGCGCCGGACAGGTCGTCGGCACCGCCCGGTTCGGCCCGGTGACCGAGAGCACCACCCCCCACCAGGGCTTCCTCAACGTCAGCGTGCTCCCCGAGCACCGCGGCGCGGGCATCGGCACCGCCCTGCTCGCCGCCGCCGAACGGGACCTCGCCGCCCTCGGCACCCGGGACGCCCACGGCTGGGCCGACGACACCCCCGAGGCGCTCGGCTTCGCCGCCGCCCGCGGTTACCGGCGCGGCCGCCCCGGCCGCTTCTCCGGCCTCGACCTCACCGCCCCGCTGCGCCCGCTGCCGCCCACCCCGCCGGGCGTCGAACTGCGCACCGCCGCCGACTTCCTGGACGACCCGTACCCGATCTACCTGGTCGACATCGACGGCGCCCGCGCCGAACCGGGAGACCTGGTCCTCGACGACCAGCCCTACGAGGGCTGGCTCGCCGAGATCTGGCAGCGCCCCGACCAGGACCACACCCTCACCGCGGTGGTCCTCGCGGACGGCGAACCGGTCGCCTTCTCCGCCGCCCAGACCGACGGGCGGAGCACCTACTGGTCCTCCTTCACCGCGACCCGCTCCACCCACCGCGGCCGCGGCCTGGCCAAGCTCGCCAAGGCCCACTCGCTGCACCGCGCCAAGGCCCGCGGCCTCACCGCCGCGTACACCCAGAACGACGAGGGCAACGCCCCGATGCTCGCCATCAACGACTGGTTCGGCTACCGCGCGTGCGCGGCGGAGTGGAAGCACATCAAGGCGCTCGGCGGGTAG
- a CDS encoding TIGR04222 domain-containing membrane protein, protein MWVLLLIPSCAAAVLSCLRLVRVAAIADACTGRVPHPLHRASGVGLYETAYLAGGPARVVDLALVRMAALGRLHLAHTGWTTVVDPQGRGRLERALIGAIGPDGQCRTAQLKAALAAHPTVRDIGDRLAQAGLATPAVVRDHALRAIRQVRWALAGAASMLLLTVLLAAPDGTAARTAVAWYALPLVLTGGTLLMARVDVHAYTAWAAPAGQTLLRALPCRHTATDDLLTAVAISGPAAVPDPRLRAALGS, encoded by the coding sequence ATGTGGGTGTTGCTGCTGATCCCGTCCTGCGCCGCCGCGGTGCTCTCCTGCCTCCGGCTGGTGCGGGTCGCCGCGATCGCGGACGCCTGCACCGGCCGGGTCCCGCACCCGCTCCACCGGGCCTCCGGCGTCGGCCTCTACGAGACCGCGTACCTGGCCGGCGGCCCGGCCCGGGTGGTCGACCTGGCGCTGGTCCGGATGGCCGCCCTCGGCCGTCTCCACCTCGCCCACACCGGCTGGACCACCGTCGTCGACCCGCAGGGCCGCGGCCGCCTGGAGCGCGCGCTGATCGGCGCGATCGGTCCCGACGGCCAGTGCCGCACCGCCCAGTTGAAGGCCGCGCTGGCCGCCCACCCGACCGTCCGCGACATCGGCGACCGGCTGGCGCAGGCGGGGCTGGCGACGCCGGCCGTGGTCCGCGACCACGCCCTGCGGGCGATCCGGCAGGTCCGCTGGGCGCTGGCCGGGGCCGCCTCGATGCTGCTGCTGACCGTCCTGCTCGCCGCCCCCGACGGCACCGCCGCCCGCACCGCCGTCGCCTGGTACGCGCTGCCCCTGGTGCTCACCGGCGGCACCCTCCTGATGGCCCGGGTCGACGTGCACGCCTACACCGCGTGGGCCGCCCCGGCCGGCCAGACCCTGCTGCGGGCCCTGCCCTGCCGCCACACCGCCACCGACGACCTGCTCACCGCCGTCGCCATCTCCGGCCCCGCCGCCGTCCCGGACCCGCGCCTGCGCGCGGCCCTCGGCTCCTGA
- the zapE gene encoding cell division protein ZapE, with translation MSAASESDIHTAIALSDRRPVVPAERLVAEMVPPPRFAGVSFGSYLPDSAQPSQYEAVQILESFAAGLNSAAEPPRRGWFRRSAPAPTGPAGIYLDGGYGVGKTHLLASLWHAVPGPKAFGTFVELTNLVGALTFQGAVRTLSSHRLLCIDEFELDDPGDTVLVSTLLGKLVENGVKLCATSNTLPEKLGEGRFAAADFMREIQGLSAHFRPVRIDGQDYRHRGLPDAPPPYDDAEVTARAARTPGASLDDFDALLEHLKEVHPSRYGALLDEVGAVFLRGVHQVDDQSTALRLVVLADRMYDRELPVTASGVPFDQVFTEEMLRGGYRKKYLRAVSRLVALARDSAK, from the coding sequence GTGTCTGCAGCCTCGGAGTCCGATATTCATACCGCGATAGCCCTGTCCGATCGGCGTCCGGTGGTACCGGCCGAACGGCTGGTCGCGGAGATGGTGCCGCCGCCGCGCTTCGCCGGGGTGAGCTTCGGCAGCTACCTGCCGGACTCCGCGCAGCCGAGCCAGTACGAGGCCGTCCAGATCCTGGAGTCCTTCGCCGCCGGGCTGAACAGCGCCGCCGAGCCGCCCAGGCGCGGCTGGTTCCGGCGCTCGGCGCCCGCGCCCACCGGGCCGGCCGGGATCTACCTGGACGGCGGGTACGGCGTCGGCAAGACGCACCTGCTGGCCTCGCTGTGGCACGCGGTTCCCGGGCCGAAGGCGTTCGGGACGTTCGTCGAGCTGACCAACCTGGTCGGCGCGCTGACCTTCCAGGGCGCGGTGCGCACGCTCAGCTCGCACCGGCTGCTGTGCATCGACGAGTTCGAGCTGGACGACCCGGGCGACACCGTGCTGGTGTCGACGCTGCTCGGCAAGCTGGTGGAGAACGGCGTCAAGCTGTGCGCGACCTCGAACACGCTGCCGGAGAAGCTCGGTGAGGGCCGGTTCGCCGCCGCCGACTTCATGCGGGAGATCCAGGGCCTGTCCGCGCACTTCCGCCCGGTGCGGATCGACGGCCAGGACTACCGCCACCGCGGCCTGCCGGACGCCCCGCCGCCGTACGACGACGCCGAGGTGACCGCCCGCGCGGCCCGCACCCCGGGCGCCTCGCTGGACGACTTCGACGCGCTGCTGGAACACCTGAAGGAGGTGCACCCCAGCCGGTACGGCGCGCTGCTGGACGAGGTCGGCGCGGTGTTCCTGCGCGGGGTGCACCAGGTCGACGACCAGTCGACCGCGCTGCGCCTGGTGGTGCTGGCCGACCGGATGTACGACCGCGAGCTGCCGGTCACCGCCTCCGGCGTGCCGTTCGACCAGGTGTTCACCGAGGAGATGCTGCGCGGCGGCTACCGCAAGAAGTACCTGCGGGCGGTCTCCCGACTGGTGGCGCTGGCCCGGGACTCCGCCAAGTAG
- a CDS encoding restriction endonuclease: protein MWSVLAEAQREQHRRAEAQRRAAEARQREGERARREAQRAAARGEREALKAYQQGRESDAVRRSAELDDRVAELRGVLAAGLAGPGFSLVAGGRPAVPPFDPGPLGVPVPMPDQNWYLVPPPAGPQAYHPGARRQWEEQSAQARARFEHDWQAAWAAEQQRQHQLADYRAQYDAWAVERHRLLAGQAAQAGRLAARLRAGEAAAVAEYFEAVVDWREDWPDGFPADGEAVWDAAARRLVVRWELPPYEVVPALSRYRYVRSDDREDEVARPVGQRRELYREVLAQCALRVLAEVFRADTGGLLASVGLNGVVVATDPATGQEGERCLLAVEVGRDVFAGLALDRVDPLECLAGALGGRIAARPEKGGTVAEVPASVEPAPVPVPVLAVDGEGPDLFEMDPLEFEELIAELFRRRGLHTSTTARSGDEGVDVLAEDPDPITGGKIVIQAKRYRKTVPPSAVRDLESTMRRQGANRGILVTTAGFGPGSRKHAEGQPLTLVDGPMLLALLREHGLPGRLGPAAAVSVRPAVSAVELAPGQNLVLPGGEVRVRFRSGGAAADLTLLLLDAGGRVRHDRDFVFYHQPAAEDGAVTLRPDERTATVRTARLPDAVRRVAIAVNLDADGDGTCADLVDPAVELDSGGGRWLFRPPADPAVSAMLVAEVYRHPADGWKLRAVGQGWSDGLAGLARAHGVDVA, encoded by the coding sequence GTGTGGTCGGTACTGGCGGAGGCGCAGCGCGAGCAGCACCGCCGGGCGGAGGCGCAGCGGCGGGCGGCGGAGGCCCGGCAGCGGGAGGGCGAGCGGGCCCGGCGGGAGGCGCAGCGGGCGGCGGCGCGGGGTGAGCGCGAGGCGCTGAAGGCGTACCAGCAGGGGCGGGAGTCGGATGCCGTCCGGCGCAGTGCCGAACTGGACGACCGGGTGGCCGAGTTGCGCGGGGTGCTGGCGGCCGGGCTGGCCGGGCCGGGGTTCTCGCTGGTCGCGGGGGGCCGTCCGGCGGTGCCGCCGTTCGACCCGGGGCCGTTGGGCGTGCCGGTGCCGATGCCGGACCAGAACTGGTACCTGGTGCCGCCCCCGGCCGGGCCGCAGGCGTACCACCCGGGGGCGCGCCGGCAGTGGGAGGAGCAGTCCGCGCAGGCCCGGGCCAGGTTCGAGCACGACTGGCAGGCGGCCTGGGCCGCCGAGCAGCAGCGGCAGCACCAACTCGCCGACTACCGTGCCCAGTACGACGCGTGGGCGGTGGAGCGGCACCGGCTGCTGGCCGGGCAGGCCGCGCAGGCGGGGCGGCTGGCGGCTCGGCTGCGGGCGGGCGAGGCGGCGGCGGTCGCCGAGTACTTCGAGGCGGTCGTCGACTGGCGCGAGGACTGGCCGGACGGCTTCCCCGCCGACGGCGAGGCCGTCTGGGACGCCGCGGCCCGGCGGCTGGTGGTGCGCTGGGAGCTGCCGCCGTACGAGGTGGTGCCCGCCCTGTCGAGGTACCGGTACGTCCGGTCGGACGACCGGGAGGACGAGGTGGCCCGGCCGGTCGGGCAGCGGCGGGAGCTGTACCGCGAGGTGCTGGCGCAGTGCGCGCTGCGGGTGCTGGCGGAGGTGTTCCGGGCCGACACCGGCGGGCTGCTGGCCTCGGTGGGGCTGAACGGCGTGGTGGTGGCGACCGATCCGGCGACCGGGCAGGAGGGGGAGCGCTGCCTGCTGGCCGTGGAGGTCGGCCGGGACGTGTTCGCGGGCCTCGCGCTGGACCGGGTGGACCCGCTGGAGTGCCTGGCCGGCGCGCTCGGCGGGCGGATCGCGGCCCGGCCGGAGAAGGGCGGGACGGTCGCCGAGGTGCCGGCCTCGGTCGAGCCCGCGCCCGTTCCCGTCCCGGTGCTCGCGGTGGACGGCGAGGGGCCGGACCTGTTCGAGATGGACCCGCTGGAGTTCGAGGAGCTGATCGCCGAGCTGTTCCGCCGCCGGGGCCTGCACACCAGCACCACCGCGCGCAGCGGTGACGAGGGCGTGGACGTGCTGGCCGAGGACCCGGACCCGATCACCGGCGGGAAGATCGTCATCCAGGCCAAGCGCTACCGGAAGACCGTGCCGCCGAGCGCCGTCCGCGACCTGGAGTCCACCATGCGCCGGCAGGGCGCCAACCGGGGCATCCTGGTGACCACCGCGGGCTTCGGCCCCGGCTCCCGCAAGCACGCCGAGGGCCAGCCGCTCACCCTGGTGGACGGCCCGATGCTGCTCGCGCTGCTGCGCGAGCACGGCCTGCCGGGCCGGCTGGGCCCGGCCGCCGCGGTGTCCGTCCGACCTGCCGTCTCCGCAGTGGAGTTGGCGCCGGGTCAGAACCTGGTGCTGCCCGGCGGCGAGGTCCGGGTCCGGTTCCGGTCCGGTGGCGCGGCGGCCGATCTGACGCTGCTGCTGCTCGACGCGGGCGGGCGGGTCCGGCACGACCGGGACTTCGTCTTCTACCACCAGCCCGCCGCGGAGGACGGCGCCGTGACGCTCCGTCCGGACGAGCGCACCGCGACCGTCCGCACCGCGCGACTCCCCGACGCGGTACGGCGGGTGGCGATCGCCGTCAACCTGGACGCGGACGGCGACGGCACCTGCGCGGACCTGGTCGACCCGGCGGTGGAGCTCGACTCCGGCGGCGGCCGGTGGCTGTTCCGCCCGCCGGCCGACCCGGCGGTCTCCGCGATGCTGGTCGCCGAGGTCTACCGGCACCCGGCCGACGGCTGGAAGCTCCGCGCGGTCGGCCAGGGCTGGTCCGACGGCCTGGCGGGCCTGGCCCGCGCCCACGGCGTGGACGTCGCGTAG
- a CDS encoding indole-3-glycerol phosphate synthase, with the protein MFKTVLMIEKALSDADVELVTTLHGEEKVSFVVLMQPRGKQDELLRALDDVALGHLDKAVHEHDEGEEEAPTLAGESLEHSLRHLQRAGAEAVGEVVGAHPLVRLREVVEENRADEVLVLTSPHFVEEFFHRDWASRARHEVGVPVLKLFASEA; encoded by the coding sequence GTGTTCAAGACCGTACTGATGATCGAAAAGGCGCTCTCCGACGCCGACGTGGAACTGGTCACCACGCTCCACGGCGAGGAGAAGGTCTCCTTCGTCGTCCTGATGCAACCCCGCGGCAAGCAGGACGAGTTGCTGCGCGCCCTGGACGACGTGGCCCTCGGCCATCTGGACAAGGCGGTGCACGAGCACGACGAGGGCGAGGAGGAGGCGCCGACCCTCGCGGGCGAGTCCCTCGAGCACAGCCTGCGCCACCTGCAGCGGGCCGGCGCGGAGGCGGTCGGCGAGGTGGTCGGGGCGCACCCGCTGGTGCGGCTGCGCGAGGTGGTCGAGGAGAACCGGGCCGACGAGGTGCTGGTGCTGACCTCGCCGCACTTCGTCGAGGAGTTCTTCCACCGGGACTGGGCCTCCCGCGCCCGGCACGAGGTCGGCGTCCCGGTGCTGAAGCTGTTCGCCAGCGAAGCCTGA
- the msrB gene encoding peptide-methionine (R)-S-oxide reductase MsrB has translation MSYEVQKSDAEWRAELTPEEYHVLREAGTERPFVGEYTDTKTVGVYSCRACGAELFSSETKFDSHCGWPSYYAPLAGDSVEYLEDSSLGMRRVEVRCKKCGSHLGHVFEGEGYGTPTDQRYCINSISLTLKPAE, from the coding sequence GTGAGCTACGAGGTCCAGAAGTCCGACGCCGAGTGGCGCGCCGAGCTGACGCCGGAGGAGTACCACGTGCTCCGCGAGGCCGGCACCGAGCGGCCGTTCGTCGGCGAGTACACCGACACCAAGACGGTCGGCGTCTACAGCTGCCGGGCGTGCGGCGCCGAGCTGTTCAGCAGCGAGACCAAGTTCGACAGCCACTGCGGCTGGCCGTCCTACTACGCCCCGCTGGCCGGCGACTCAGTGGAGTACCTGGAGGACAGCAGTCTCGGCATGCGCCGGGTCGAGGTGCGCTGCAAGAAGTGCGGCAGCCACCTCGGGCACGTCTTCGAGGGCGAGGGGTACGGCACCCCGACCGACCAGCGCTACTGCATCAACTCGATCTCGCTGACGCTGAAGCCCGCCGAGTAG